The proteins below come from a single Geobacillus thermoleovorans genomic window:
- a CDS encoding alpha-galactosidase, giving the protein MAVTYNPQTKQFHLRAGKASYVMQLFRSGYLAHIYWGKAVRDVRGERRFSRLDRAFSPNLAPSDRTFSLDTLPQEYPAYGNTDFRSPAYQVQLENGSTVTDLRYKTHRIYKGKPRLNGLPATYVEHEQEAETLEIVLGDALIGLEVTLQYTAYEKWNVITRAARFENKGGERLKLLRALSMSVDFPTADYDWIHLPGAWGRERWIERRPLVTGVQAAESRRGASSHQQNPFIALVAKNADEHQGEVYGFSFVYSGNFLAQIEVDQFGTARVSMGINPFDFTWLLQPGESFQTPEVVMVYSDQGLNGMSQTYHELYRTRLARGAFRDRERPILINNWEATYFDFNEEKLVNIAKTAAKLGIELFVLDDGWFGERDDDRRSLGDWIVNRRKLPNGLDGLAKQVNELGLQFGLWVEPEMVSPNSELYRKHPDWCLHVPNRPRSEGRNQLVLDYSREDVCDYIIETISNVLASAPITYVKWDMNRHMTEIGSSALPPERQRETAHRYMLGLYRVMDEMTSRFPHILFESCSGGGGRFDPGMLYYMPQTWTSDNTDAVSRLKIQYGTSLVYPISAMGAHVSAVPNHQVGRVTSLKTRGHVAMSGNFGYELDITKLTETEKQMIKQQVAFYKDVRRLVQFGTFYRLLSPFEGNEAAWMFVSADRSEALVAYFRVLAEANAPLSYLRLKGLDPNQDYEIEGLGVYGGDELMYAGVALPYRSGDFISMMWRLKAVQR; this is encoded by the coding sequence ATGGCGGTTACATACAATCCGCAAACGAAGCAGTTTCATTTGCGGGCGGGCAAGGCAAGCTACGTGATGCAGCTTTTCCGCTCCGGCTATTTGGCTCATATCTATTGGGGAAAAGCGGTGCGCGATGTTCGGGGGGAGCGGAGGTTTTCGCGGCTGGATCGCGCGTTTTCCCCCAATCTCGCCCCATCCGACCGCACGTTTTCGCTCGATACGCTGCCGCAAGAATATCCGGCCTATGGGAATACCGATTTTCGTTCTCCGGCGTATCAAGTGCAGCTTGAGAACGGCTCGACCGTGACCGATTTGCGCTACAAAACGCACCGCATTTACAAAGGGAAGCCTAGACTTAACGGACTGCCGGCGACATACGTGGAGCATGAACAGGAAGCGGAGACGCTCGAAATTGTCCTTGGAGATGCGCTGATCGGTCTAGAGGTCACGTTGCAGTATACGGCGTATGAAAAATGGAACGTCATCACGCGCGCGGCCCGTTTTGAAAACAAAGGCGGCGAGCGGTTGAAACTGCTGCGTGCGCTCAGTATGAGCGTTGATTTCCCAACTGCTGACTATGATTGGATCCATCTCCCCGGAGCGTGGGGGCGCGAGCGCTGGATCGAGCGCCGCCCGCTTGTGACCGGCGTGCAAGCGGCGGAAAGCCGCCGCGGCGCGAGCAGCCACCAACAAAACCCATTTATCGCGCTCGTCGCCAAAAACGCCGATGAACACCAAGGCGAAGTATACGGGTTCAGCTTTGTGTACAGCGGCAATTTTCTCGCCCAAATCGAGGTGGACCAGTTCGGCACTGCCCGTGTCTCGATGGGAATCAACCCGTTTGATTTCACATGGCTGCTTCAGCCGGGTGAGTCGTTCCAAACGCCGGAAGTGGTCATGGTTTACTCCGACCAAGGGTTGAACGGGATGTCGCAAACCTACCACGAACTGTACCGCACCCGCCTGGCGCGCGGCGCATTCCGCGACCGCGAACGCCCGATTTTGATCAACAACTGGGAAGCAACGTACTTCGATTTTAACGAAGAAAAACTCGTCAACATTGCGAAAACGGCAGCGAAACTAGGCATCGAACTGTTTGTGCTTGACGACGGCTGGTTTGGCGAGCGCGATGACGACCGCCGGTCGCTCGGCGATTGGATCGTCAACCGGCGCAAGCTTCCGAACGGCTTGGACGGGCTGGCAAAACAAGTAAACGAACTTGGACTCCAGTTCGGCTTATGGGTCGAACCGGAAATGGTGTCGCCAAACAGCGAACTGTACCGGAAACACCCCGACTGGTGTCTGCATGTGCCCAACCGCCCGCGTTCGGAAGGACGAAACCAGCTTGTGCTCGATTATTCCCGCGAAGACGTTTGCGACTATATCATCGAGACGATCTCGAACGTCCTCGCAAGCGCGCCGATCACGTACGTGAAATGGGACATGAACCGCCATATGACGGAAATAGGCTCCTCCGCCCTGCCGCCCGAGCGCCAGCGCGAAACGGCGCACCGCTATATGCTTGGGCTGTACCGCGTCATGGACGAGATGACCTCGCGCTTTCCGCACATTTTGTTTGAAAGCTGTTCGGGAGGCGGGGGGCGGTTTGACCCGGGGATGCTGTATTATATGCCGCAAACGTGGACGAGCGACAATACCGATGCCGTCTCGCGCCTGAAAATTCAATACGGCACGAGCCTCGTCTATCCGATTAGTGCAATGGGCGCCCACGTCTCGGCGGTGCCGAACCACCAAGTCGGGCGGGTGACGTCGCTCAAGACGCGCGGCCATGTCGCGATGTCAGGCAACTTCGGCTATGAGCTCGATATCACGAAATTGACGGAAACAGAAAAACAAATGATTAAGCAACAAGTCGCGTTTTACAAGGACGTGCGCCGTCTCGTCCAGTTCGGCACGTTTTATCGACTGCTAAGCCCGTTTGAAGGCAACGAGGCGGCGTGGATGTTCGTCTCTGCCGACCGCTCGGAAGCGCTCGTCGCCTACTTCCGCGTTCTGGCCGAAGCGAACGCGCCGCTGTCATACCTGCGCTTAAAAGGGCTTGACCCGAATCAAGACTACGAAATCGAGGGACTTGGCGTTTACGGCGGCGACGAGCTGATGTATGCCGGAGTGGCCTTGCCGTACCGCTCTGGCGATTTTATCAGCATGATGTGGCGATTGAAAGCTGTTCAACGATAA
- a CDS encoding EcsC family protein, which translates to MDAKLQLQKELKQIEQWEHSQKDLWFWEKLGRLPFQVLDKLTPKVVHRKLGQLLDELGSYIQSGGQYLVNEKKIFTRLGVSSLAQVPHLPLETMDRVCDELIDARVTFAQLQGAATGIGGALTLAVDIPALLGLALKTLQEIAIVYGYDPKEKEERVFVVKCLQFAAADIVGKKAILDELSSFSNERGRVFSELQGWREVMMTFRDQYGWKKLFQAVPIIGVIFGSLFNKSFMEDIAETGKMLYRKRRIIEKLKQFEPGI; encoded by the coding sequence ATGGATGCCAAACTGCAGCTACAAAAAGAGTTAAAGCAAATCGAACAGTGGGAACACTCCCAAAAAGACCTATGGTTTTGGGAAAAGCTTGGCCGCTTGCCATTTCAAGTGCTGGATAAGCTGACGCCAAAAGTCGTCCATCGAAAACTCGGGCAGCTGCTTGATGAGTTGGGCAGCTATATTCAAAGCGGCGGGCAATATTTAGTGAATGAAAAGAAAATATTCACTCGGCTCGGGGTATCGTCGCTTGCGCAAGTGCCGCACTTGCCGCTTGAGACAATGGATCGCGTCTGCGATGAATTGATCGATGCGCGCGTCACGTTCGCCCAGCTGCAAGGGGCGGCAACTGGAATTGGCGGGGCGCTGACGCTGGCGGTAGACATTCCAGCGCTTCTCGGCTTAGCGCTGAAAACGCTGCAAGAGATCGCCATCGTGTACGGATATGACCCGAAGGAAAAAGAGGAGCGCGTGTTCGTCGTCAAATGCCTGCAGTTTGCCGCGGCGGACATCGTCGGGAAAAAAGCGATTTTGGACGAACTTTCGTCGTTCTCCAATGAACGCGGGCGCGTCTTTTCCGAACTGCAAGGCTGGCGGGAAGTGATGATGACGTTCCGCGACCAATACGGGTGGAAAAAGCTGTTTCAAGCCGTTCCGATCATCGGTGTCATTTTCGGTTCGCTGTTTAACAAATCGTTTATGGAAGACATCGCCGAAACCGGGAAGATGCTCTATCGGAAGCGTCGCATCATCGAGAAGCTCAAACAGTTTGAACCCGGCATCTAA